From one Desulfuribacillus stibiiarsenatis genomic stretch:
- the thiT gene encoding energy-coupled thiamine transporter ThiT — MGRERLITMMEIAILAGISVILGYLKFGALWAFGGSISLVMVPIFVIAYRRGWKAGIMTGFLVGVLHLITGATVVHPVQLVLDYPFAYTVLGFASAFSLQKADKAGVSPFWMIAGILLAATLRFISHFISGIIWFGEYAPEGMPVALYSFLYNISYLLPEVLITMVVVVLVARYYPRFFQVRK; from the coding sequence ATGGGACGTGAAAGACTGATAACAATGATGGAGATTGCAATCCTGGCCGGGATCTCGGTTATTCTAGGATATCTGAAATTCGGGGCATTATGGGCGTTTGGTGGTTCAATTTCACTTGTGATGGTACCAATTTTCGTTATCGCATATCGTAGGGGCTGGAAAGCTGGGATTATGACAGGTTTTTTAGTAGGGGTTTTACACCTAATCACTGGTGCTACGGTTGTGCATCCCGTACAATTAGTCTTAGATTATCCATTTGCATATACTGTACTTGGATTTGCAAGTGCATTTTCATTGCAAAAAGCAGATAAAGCAGGCGTTTCCCCTTTTTGGATGATTGCAGGAATATTACTCGCCGCAACTCTCCGCTTTATCAGCCATTTTATATCAGGAATAATCTGGTTCGGGGAATATGCTCCCGAGGGAATGCCGGTAGCATTATATTCGTTTCTATATAATATCTCCTATCTATTACCAGAGGTTCTGATTACTATGGTAGTTGTAGTTCTAGTCGCGAGATATTACCCTAGATTCTTTCAAGTAAGAAAGTAA
- a CDS encoding Gmad2 immunoglobulin-like domain-containing protein, with amino-acid sequence MESCLRKKVKINVMLMLITLIMLGIIAGCGTAKAPAIPNQPEPGGTDMEIVFERGIFRPEDNQLPEEIKKWISISREVQAVQERVFEGNRYVLITDGMRPTGGFSVEVQEAIVQGENLEVRIKTIEPKEGQMVTEAITHPYDLVIVENTTLPLEYVSVDNPNQYFMRVMDSQGNYGIINQEIVAFSYWVKIYTPEPNQKVEGSINLSGLANVYEGTVNYELLDGNGNAILEGFTTAAMGDWMHFQETIEIPQEHIGKPLQLEVFTISPKDGAKDQVIEVPINK; translated from the coding sequence ATGGAAAGTTGTCTAAGAAAAAAGGTAAAAATCAATGTAATGCTTATGCTGATTACTCTTATTATGCTAGGAATCATTGCCGGGTGCGGAACAGCAAAGGCGCCAGCGATACCGAATCAGCCGGAACCAGGTGGAACTGATATGGAGATTGTATTTGAGCGAGGGATTTTCCGACCGGAGGATAATCAATTACCAGAAGAAATTAAGAAATGGATTAGCATATCCCGTGAAGTGCAAGCTGTTCAGGAACGAGTCTTTGAAGGGAATCGATACGTACTCATAACAGATGGGATGCGCCCAACGGGTGGATTTTCTGTGGAAGTACAGGAGGCAATTGTTCAGGGCGAAAATCTTGAGGTGAGGATTAAGACAATAGAGCCAAAGGAAGGTCAAATGGTAACGGAGGCAATCACGCATCCCTATGATCTTGTAATAGTAGAGAACACAACATTGCCGCTTGAGTATGTGAGTGTAGACAATCCGAATCAATACTTCATGAGAGTAATGGATTCTCAAGGTAATTACGGTATTATCAATCAAGAAATTGTGGCATTTTCTTATTGGGTAAAAATATATACGCCAGAACCTAATCAAAAGGTTGAAGGTAGTATTAATTTATCGGGTCTTGCGAATGTATATGAGGGTACTGTGAATTATGAATTGTTAGATGGGAATGGAAATGCAATTTTAGAGGGTTTTACGACTGCTGCCATGGGAGATTGGATGCATTTTCAAGAAACTATCGAGATTCCTCAAGAGCATATTGGAAAACCTTTGCAATTAGAAGTGTTTACTATCAGTCCAAAAGATGGAGCAAAGGATCAAGTAATTGAGGTACCGATAAATAAATAA
- a CDS encoding DNA topoisomerase III, which yields MSKNIVLAEKPSVGRDLARVLNCNKKGNGYLEGDQYIVTWALGHLVTLADPEVYDDKYKSWQLEHLPLMPQPLKLVVIKQSGKQFKIVKELLTRKDVKEVIIATDAGREGELVARWILEKANVKKPLKRLWISSVTDKAIKEGFQKLRNGKEFDNLYASAVARSEADWIVGINATRALTCKYNAQLSCGRVQTPTLAIIAQREEEIQKFQPKSYYGIAVTASNGLSLTWQDQKTKETRTFDKEVCDRIIGQMKGQPAKVLGIQKAHKKAYAPQLYDLTELQRDANRIFGFSAKETVSIMQGLYESHKCLTYPRTDSRYLSTDIVDTLKDRVKACAIGEYTKLTAKILRNPIKGNSHFVDNQKVTDHHAIIPTEQSPILGKLSDKERKIYDLVVKRFLAVLFPAFEYEQRTITAKIGSETLIAKGKTVISLGWKEVYDNHFQEDDDSRNDDGHDMDQTLPPVNEGEVLSVAKIDQTKGATKPPSYFNEGTLLSAMENPTRYMNSSNKDLIQTIGHTGGLGTVATRADIIEKLLNSFLIEKKGKEVHVTSKGKQLLNLVPKDLKSPELTASWEQKLSAIAKGNLDKNHFINEMKNYAATVVREIKSDAKVFKHDNVSRTKCPDCGKYLLEVNGKKGKMLVCEDRECGHRKGIAQITNARCPECKKKLELRGEGEGQIFVCKCGHREKMSAFAERRKQGNTKVSKQETSKYIRELNKEAEPVNTALAEALAKLNLK from the coding sequence ATGAGTAAGAATATTGTTTTAGCGGAGAAGCCTTCGGTAGGTAGAGATTTAGCGAGGGTACTGAATTGTAATAAAAAAGGGAACGGCTATCTCGAGGGAGATCAATATATTGTAACCTGGGCATTGGGACATTTAGTTACCTTAGCAGATCCGGAAGTATATGACGATAAATATAAATCGTGGCAACTGGAGCATTTGCCTTTAATGCCGCAACCATTAAAGCTTGTGGTTATCAAACAAAGTGGGAAACAGTTCAAAATCGTGAAAGAGCTTCTAACGAGGAAAGATGTAAAAGAAGTTATTATTGCTACCGATGCCGGACGCGAAGGTGAGCTTGTCGCTCGCTGGATTCTTGAAAAAGCGAATGTAAAAAAGCCACTTAAAAGGCTATGGATATCCTCAGTCACGGACAAAGCGATTAAAGAAGGCTTCCAAAAGCTAAGAAATGGTAAGGAGTTTGACAATTTATACGCTTCGGCTGTAGCTCGTTCTGAGGCGGATTGGATTGTTGGCATCAATGCAACGAGAGCGTTAACGTGTAAATATAATGCGCAGTTATCTTGTGGTAGGGTACAGACTCCGACGCTTGCAATCATTGCACAACGGGAAGAGGAAATACAGAAGTTCCAACCAAAATCCTATTATGGAATTGCAGTAACTGCAAGCAATGGTCTAAGTCTTACTTGGCAAGATCAGAAGACGAAGGAAACAAGAACCTTCGATAAAGAGGTATGCGATCGAATCATAGGACAGATGAAGGGACAGCCAGCAAAAGTACTTGGTATTCAAAAAGCACACAAGAAAGCTTATGCGCCTCAGTTATATGATTTAACCGAGTTGCAAAGGGATGCCAATCGAATCTTTGGCTTTTCTGCCAAAGAAACAGTATCTATCATGCAGGGTCTATATGAAAGCCATAAATGTTTAACCTACCCACGGACTGACTCACGCTACCTATCAACGGATATCGTAGATACTTTGAAGGATCGAGTGAAGGCATGTGCTATTGGTGAATATACGAAATTAACTGCCAAAATTTTACGCAACCCAATCAAAGGAAATAGCCATTTTGTGGATAACCAAAAGGTAACGGACCATCATGCCATTATACCAACGGAGCAATCTCCGATTCTTGGGAAGTTAAGTGATAAGGAACGAAAGATTTACGACCTAGTGGTGAAACGGTTCCTCGCTGTGCTTTTCCCGGCTTTCGAATATGAACAACGCACCATTACAGCCAAAATCGGGAGCGAAACCTTAATAGCCAAAGGAAAGACAGTCATCTCCCTTGGTTGGAAAGAAGTATATGATAACCATTTCCAAGAAGATGATGACTCCCGAAATGATGATGGGCATGATATGGACCAAACACTACCACCAGTCAACGAAGGTGAAGTATTATCTGTTGCTAAAATTGATCAGACAAAAGGGGCAACAAAGCCACCATCATATTTTAATGAAGGAACTTTATTGTCGGCAATGGAGAATCCAACACGGTATATGAATAGTAGCAACAAGGATTTGATTCAAACGATAGGCCATACTGGTGGGCTAGGTACTGTTGCGACAAGGGCAGATATTATTGAAAAGCTTCTCAATAGTTTTCTCATAGAGAAAAAAGGGAAGGAAGTACACGTTACGTCAAAGGGGAAACAGCTTTTAAACCTAGTGCCAAAAGATTTAAAATCTCCAGAATTGACAGCATCGTGGGAACAGAAGCTGAGTGCCATTGCAAAAGGAAACCTCGATAAGAATCATTTTATTAACGAAATGAAGAACTACGCGGCAACAGTGGTTAGAGAAATTAAAAGCGACGCAAAGGTCTTTAAACATGATAACGTTTCCAGAACAAAATGTCCTGATTGTGGGAAATATTTATTAGAAGTTAACGGCAAAAAGGGTAAAATGCTGGTCTGCGAAGATCGCGAATGTGGACACCGGAAGGGAATCGCACAAATTACCAACGCACGATGCCCAGAATGCAAGAAAAAGTTAGAGCTGCGTGGCGAAGGGGAAGGGCAAATTTTCGTCTGCAAATGTGGTCATCGAGAGAAAATGAGCGCTTTTGCAGAACGCAGAAAGCAAGGGAATACTAAGGTATCTAAACAAGAAACATCAAAGTATATTAGAGAATTAAACAAAGAAGCGGAGCCAGTGAACACGGCGCTCGCTGAGGCGCTAGCTAAACTTAACTTAAAATAA